The Alteribacter populi genomic sequence CGGTAGGTCGGTTGATCGGGATTTCATGAAAATTTGGACCACCTAATCGCAAAAGTTGTGTGTCTTGATAAGAAAATAGACGTCCTTGTAGTAGAGGGTCATTACTAAAGTCAATCCCAGGTACGACATTCCCTGTATGAAAGGCTGCCTGCTCGGTCTCGGCAAAGAAGTTATCCTGATTGCGGTCCAATGTCATCTTCCCAATGATTTTAACAGGAACGAGTTCTTCTGGCCAAAACTTCGTTGGATCAAGGATATCAAAATCGAACTTAAATTCATCCTCTTCCTCAAGGATTTGGACACCAAGTTCGTATTCAGGATATTCCCCCATATTGATTGCTTCCCAGAGGTCCTTTCGGTGGAAGTCAGGGTCCTTACCAGCCAGTTTTTGAGATTCATCCCATGTAAGAGAATGTACACCTAGCTTAGGCTTCCAATGAAACTTGACGAAACGAGCTTTCCCTTGCTCATTAACAAACCTAAACGTGTTCACACCAAAGCCTTCCATCATCCGGAAGCTGCGCGGGATCGCTCTATCAGAAAGCAGCCACATCATCATATGAGCCGTTTCGGTATTACTTACTACGAAATCCCACATCGTGTCATGAGCTGCCGAAGCTTGTGGTATCTCGTTGTGCGGTTCTGGTTTAATCGCGTGAACAACATCAGGAAACTTGATGGCGTCTTGAATGAAAAAGATCGGGATATTATTAGCAACCAAGTCATAGTTCCCGTCTTCGGTATAGAACTTAGTAGCAAATCCACGGACGTCGCGAACGGTATCGGCTGACCCTCGTGAACCAACTACCGTAGAGAAACGTACGAAAACAGGGGTCTTTACAGACGGATCTTGTAAAAATTTCGCTTCTGTAAACTCCGCCATCGGCTCATAAACTTGGAAGTATCCGTGCGCACCAAAACCACGGGCGTGGACAACACGCTCTGGAATCCGTTCATGGTCAAAATGAGTCATCTTCTCCCGGAAATGGAAATCCTCCATGATGGTAGGCCCACGTTCGCCAGCCTTTAGGGAGTCATCCGTATTCGTGACGCCAACTCCTTGGTTTGTCGTTAACCTAGTACCTTTATGATCGACACGAGCGTCTTCTAGTTGCATATCCTTTTCGTTTTCCGGATTTGCAGCATCATTTTGCTGGTTATTGTCCATTTTCATACCTCACAATCGTTTAGAATTTAACGTAATTCACCATGTACCAATTTAGGAAAGCCTAAAGTACATTGGTAAATAAGGAATATTTTACTGCTCAAATTAGTTTGTCAATTGCAGACGGTTTTATACTTGGAAATAGGATAAATTCATCAAATGTATCAAAATTGCTTCTGATAACGTAGAACCACCAGGATTTTGTTATTATTAAATTAAAGAAATCTACATTTGAAAGGACATGATTATTTGAAAGCAATCATATTCGATTTCGATGGAACGTTAGCTGATACGTTGCCGGTTTGCTACAATGCGTTTCAATACGTATTTAAAGAATTTGACGGTAAAGACCTGTCCCCAGAAGAAATTAAAAGAATGTTTGGTCCATCTGAAACAGGTATTATTAAAGAGAACCTCTCACATGTAAACAAAGAAGAAGCAATCGAAAATTACTACACAAAGTATTTAGACAATCACACCTATCTCGTAATGGAGAATGAAGAGATAAAAGAACTACTCGTTTATTTGCAAGACAAAGGTATTAAGCTAGGAATTGTTACAGGAAAAGCAAAAAGGAGCTTGGATATTTCATTAAGAGCTCTTCAAATGGAACATTTTTTTGACGTGATCATCACAGGAGATGATGTCACTCAGGCAAAACCTCATCCTGAAGGCGTCGCTAAGGCATTATCCAGCTTGGGGGTGGGAAATGACGAGGCGATGTTTATTGGAGATAGTGATGCAGATGTCGAGGCGGGAATTAGAGCAAACGTTATTACAGTAGGAGTGAACTGGCTGCCCAATTATCAAGCGGTTGAATTTACAAGTCAACCAAATCTTCATTTCACTAATGTTTCAGTATTTCTGGAAACTTTGAAAGCAGGTAAACTGTATGAGTCATAAATGGCTGGAGTGGGCAAAAAGAATTCAATCACTCTCTCAAGCGGGGCTATCTTTTTCAAAAGACGTTTATGATTTAGAACGGTATGAAGAACTTCGCTCACTAAGTGCAGAAATCATGGCAGAATATACAGATGAAGGTATGGAAAATATTCAAGAGCTGTTTACTAATGAACAAGGTTACCAAACTCCGAAAACCGATGTTCGTGGGGCTGTTTTTCGTGAGGAAAAAATCTTACTTGTAAGAGAAAAGCTCGATAATAATTGGTCTTTGCCAGGTGGTTTTTGTGAAGTAGGGCTGTCTCCTGCAGAAAACATCCTAAAAGAAATAAAAGAAGAGTCTGGATATGAGGTTATTCCGCAAAAAATAGTAGCACTGCTAGATATGAATAATCACCCCCATCCACCACAACCCTTTCATTATTACAAAATATTTATTCAATGCAAAATTATTGGCGGCAAGGCAACTACCGGAATCGAAACAAACGATATTCATTTTTTTCCGAAGAGAATTTGCCCTCACTTTCTACCGGTAGAAATACAGCCTCACAAGTTAAAATGCTGTTTGACTATATAAGAGACCCTCATAAAGAAACAACCTTTGATTGATTTTCACAGACAAAAGAGGTGCCATTAAATGAAGACGTTTAAAGTTACAGAATTAAAAAGGGAGCTACAAAAATTAGACAAAAAAGAGCTTATTACCATTATCAGTGACTTATATAAGGCAAATAAAGAGGTAACAAAATCGTTATCTGTCAAGTTTGGCGGGAGTAAAATGGTTGATGAACTATACCAAGAAGCCAAACAATTTTTCCAAAACGAGGAGAACCTAAAATGCGTTTGAAAGAAGCAAAAAGCGCTATAAGTAACTTCAAGAAATTAACAGGGGATGATTTTAAAACATTAAACCTAACACTTAATACGTATGACGATATTAATGAAAATTTTTATGATAGTTTAGAAAATGCCTATGAATCTGTTGTGAATCAATGTTGTGTAAGAGAAGACTATTATAAATCTTTAGCTGATCGGCTTGAAGAGGCTGTTCATAATACGGATGGAATTGGCTGGGGTTTCCATGACGGCTTATGTGAACTTTACTATTCGTTACGATGGCTAGAAAATTAGTTTTATTCTTTGAATACTGATAAGGAGTTAAACGATGGAGCAAATAAAAAATATCTTTTGTATTGGAAGAAACTATGCAAACCATGCAACGGAATTGGGGAATGAAATCCCTTCGTCACCGATCCTTTTCTCAAAGCCCACACATTCTTTAGTAAAAGCAGATGGGAAAGACATTTTGTTTCCAGGCGGTAGAGGAGACATTCACCATGAGCTTGAAATGGTTATTTACATAGGTCAAGAAGTTACTGCCGGGTTTCATGTGGAAGATGTTGTTGAAAAAATAGCATTAGGCGTAGATTTCACCCTTAGAGATGTGCAATCGAAACTTAAGGCAAAAGGTCATCCGTGGTTAAAAGCGAAAGGATTTAAAAATTCAGCTGTTGTGACTGATTTTTGGGATTTTCCAGGGATTGAGATCTGTAAAGAAACAGACTTTTCATTAGTGAAAAATGCCAACGTTGTTCAAGTTGGAAACATTGAAAATATGTTATTTGACTTTAAACAATTAATTGAGCATTGTCATGGTTATTTTGGACTTAATGAAGGCGATATCATTTATACAGGTACCCCAGAAGGTGTTGGCCCAATTCAACATGGTGATGTATTTCGTCTTATGTGGGGGAATGATGAAAAAGGACGATTTCCTGTTAAAATAGGTAACGAATAAATAGAAAAATGAAAAGACCATCAGACGTAATACACGTTCGATGGTCTTTTATTATACCTATAAGAAAAACGGGAAGAACCAATACATTGACTAGAAAAAAGTGGACGTTAACTCGAATTAAGAAACTTTCAATAAAATAGGGAGTCTCACTATACTAATTACTCATTTAAACATACCTTAATAAGTGAAGAAGGCAAGACCTTTAAAATCAATCAAAGGAGGTTAGAGGTATGTCTCATGAATATTACCATTTATGTAGGGATAGTATAGGTGCAGAAGTTGAAATAAGAGACTGTCATGGAAAAGTTTATGTTGGAACAATTGATAGAGTAGACCCTGACCATGTTTATCTTCGTCCAATAGGACCTTGTGATCACGGTCATGGAATGTACTTTTTCGCTGGTGCAGCATTAACTGCTATTGCATTTGCTTCAATCGTAGCTTTCCGCTTTCGCAGAAGAAGACATTTCTTTTAACACAGACTAGATAAAAGGCAATAGACTTTTTAAAAGGTAGCTGCGAGGGTGTGTACTTTGTTATGAAGAAGAAAGAATTATCTTTAAAACCTTTTAAAACGGAAAATTTAATCTTTAGAGAGTTGACTACAGAGGATAAATTAGACATTTACTGCCTCTATTCAGATCCTAAAGTTATTAGATTAGATCACAGTGAACCTTTTAAGAACATGATTGAAGCTGAAGAATTAATAAGAGTTTTTCAACAGTCTAATAATAGCTATAGTTCCATAAGCTGGGGGATAGAATTAAGAGAATCTAATAAAATTATCGGAACGTGTGGATTCAAAAATTGGGATAGATTATCACACCATGCAGAAATCGGTGGGAATATTTTAAGTAAGTATTGGGGTAAGGGCTACGGAACTGAAACATTAAAGTTCATGATGGAATACGGTTTTACTAAAATGCACCTAAATAAAATTTGTGCACATACAAATGTTAAGAATAGCAGTGTGTTAAAGATAATGCCCAGATATGGATTCCAACAAGAAGGAATGCTTCGTGAACATCAACTTTTAGAGGGAGTATTCCACGATGTGTTAATCCTCTCATTACTAAGAAAAGATTATAATCTTCTGTTGGGCTAAAAAACGACCTTGAGTTCGCTAGACATCGAACCGTAGATTTTATATGCTTTCTTTACTCTAAATGAAAAGACCATCAAACGTAAACGTTTGATGGTCTTAGTAATACTTGTGTGTTCAAAAGCCTCTAAAAGAAAAATGGGAAGAACAACCGTCTAATTCCAAAAAACGGAAAGCGATGACGTCTAAATCGTCGGAACCGTCTTGGGTAGCCGTACCCACCACCATATCCGCCAAATCCAAACTGACGTTCATATTCATGATTAGAACCTTGGTCCATATCACCCACAGGAACTAGCATATCGACACCATTTTGATCCATGCCGTCTATAATTCCGTCATAAACCTGCCCATCATTTGTTTCAAATTGTACTAAGTGATTATTGTACGCTTGACATAATTCATGCAGTTGCTGTTGGTGGGCTGCAGGATCTGCTCCTCCGGGTTGCATTTGTTGTTGACCGCCGTGTGGCACCTGATTCATGTTGTATTGTCTCATGATTCCCCCCTCCTTACACGGTTATCATATTTCAGCACGTGGGTATTTGTGCATAAACTTACTGTATTTAAAATTGTATTATCAAATCTCCCCACACGTTTACAAGTAAACCAAAAGGTAGATTACCGCTTTTCATAAGGTAAAAATTTTCCATCTAACGTAATGACAACCCGCTCTCCATCGGGATCCTCATAGTCAGGACGTTTATCTACTTTAATGTCTAAATTGATCGCGCTCATAATCCCGTCACCAAACATTTCATTAATTAGCGCTTTTAATGTAGTGCCGTACACTTGAGTAATTTCATAAAATCGATAAATTAACGGATCAACTGGCACAGCTTTGTCTAAAGAGCCACGCATAGGTGATTCTTCTAGTATATAGGCAATCCTCGAGTCAATATTTAATAATTGTGCTAAATGAAGCGCATCCTCTCTGTTCATGGATTCCTGGCCATGCATAACAGCAGCTATCCATTCTTTACTCCCACCAATTTCGTTTGCTATGTCCTCAAATGTAAATTGTTTCATCTTTTTTGCAATTAAAAGTTGTTGAGATACTCCAGCTCTATTCACATAAGAAGTTGCAGGTGAAGGGTGGGGTTGATATTGTTGTGGACTTTCAAATGCTTGATGGAAATTTCGATAATACTCATTCATTAATATTCCCCCATCATTTCAATCTGTTTTTATTTTACTCTGGGTGCTTTCATTAGGTGTCTATTTGCCACTAAAAAACAGATATAATATAAGAATTCTGTATTTTTCTCACGATGGACCAAAATAATACAATATTTGCACAGGTAATATGCTATAAATAATTATAATCATGCATATTGGTGGTGGTAATGGAGTGACTAAACTCTTTTTCTTAGTATTAGCTTTAATTGGAGGTATGATGACGGGGACACAAGCCTCCATAAATGGAGAACTTGGGAAAAAGATTGGTGGATTAGAAGCGGCATTTGTCTCTTTTTTTATTGGAACGATATTTTTAGCTTTGTGTATGCTTTTTCTGGGAAAAGGACAAGTAGGTCTGGTATTCACTTTACCAAAATGGCAATTAATTGGAGGTCTTTTTGGAGCGGTATTTGTAGCTTTTACTATTTTCTCTGTACCCAAAATAGGTGTAGCCTTAGCTATTTTTGCAGCCATTTTAGGACAGATTATTATTAGTCTTGTTATTGATCATTTTGGTTTATTTAATGTAGAACCTATTTCTATTAATTGGGATAGGTTTATGGGGTTAGTATTAATGCTGTTTGGTCTGTACTTCATTTACCGAGGAAGCTTTTCAAGTTAAGTACAAGGGTTCTATTTTACAATTTGATCATTCAAATTCGAGGATAATTTAACATAATGTATAGTGTATTACACAAATATTCAACGTACAATCGACTTATCTTCAGAATTTTCCGTTAATTTCTAATATTCAATTTAATTATGAGGGAGGGTTATAAAGAAGATACTCAATTAGAAACTCTTCATATGGTTAATCGTTTAATATATATCAAGTTACAGGAGGAGATAATATGTCTGACAACGTAAAAATTGGTTTAATACAAGCTTCAAACGATGTTCATGGTGATGAACCGGTAGATGTTCATAAAGAGAAGGCGATTGAAAAGCATATTAAACTTGTAAAAGAAGCTAAGGATAAAGGGGCACAAATTATCTGTTTACAAGAAATTTTTTACGGTCCCTATTTTTGCTCGGAACAAAGTACGAAATGGTATGATTCCGCAGAGGAAATTCCTAATGGTCCTACCACTAGACGTTTTCAAGATTTGGCTAAAGAACTAGAAGTAGTGATTGTTTTACCTATCTATGAAAGAGAAGGGATCGCTACTTATTATAATACCGCTGCTGTTATTGATGCAGATGGATCCTATTTAGGCAAGTATCGAAAACAACATATCCCTCACGTAGGTGTAGGTAATCAAGGTTACGGCTTTTGGGAAAAGTTTTATTTTAAACCGGGAAATTTAGGTTATCCAGTATTTGATACAGCTTTTGCAAAGGTTGGTGTTTATATTTGCTATGACCGTCATTTCCCTGAAGGTGCAAGACTACTTGGCTTAAATGGAGCAGAAATTGTATTCAATCCTTCTGCAACTGTAGCTGGATTATCTGAATATCTATGGAAGCTTGAACAACCCGCACATGCGGTAGCAAACGGCTATTATGTAGGAGCTATTAACCGCGTTGGACTGGAAGCACCCTGGGAAATGGGTGAGTTTTACGGTCAATCCTATTTAGCAGACCCTAGAGGAAACTTTGTTTCAATAGCAAGTCGTGACCGGGATGAAGTTATTATCGGTGACATGGATAAGAAAGTGATTCGTGAAGTTCGTGATACTTGGCAGTTTTACCGCGATCGCCGCCCAGAAACCTATGATAAAATGACTGCGCTTCTTCCATAGGTAGGCTTTTTTAAACTTTCTTGCTAACCTGTTTTAAAGAACGGAATGATCTTGTTAAAGGAGGTATTTCTAGTGACTAGCAAGGTACCGACTATATCGTTTCAAGATTTAGAAAAAAACTTTGAGGAAGTAAATATAGGGTTGTCAAATCAAGAAGCGAGTGAAGAGGCCAACCGCTGCCTCTATTGTTATGATGCTCCTTGTATTAAAGCTTGTCCAACAGATATTGACATTCCTAAATTTATCAAAAAAATTGCATCCGGCAATTTAAAGGGATCAGCAAAAACGATAATGACGTCTAATCCAGTGGGGGCAAGCTGTGCGCGTGTTTGTCCAACTGAGGAACTTTGTGAAGGTGCTTGTGTACTCAATCATTCTACTAAACCGATTATGATCGGAGACTTGCAAAGATACGCAACGGACTGGGCAATTAAAAATGAGCAAGTGTTATTTAAATCTGGAAAAAAGAACGGCAAGAAAGTTGCGATTGTTGGTGGTGGTCCTGCTGGATTATCAACTGCCCGAGAATTAGCTCTATTAGGCTATAAAGTTACGATATTTGAAGCAGAAAATGAAGCAGGCGGTTTAAATACTTATGGCATCGTTTCATTTAGACTACCTCAATCTATTTCCTTTTGGGAAGTGGATCAAGTTAGAAAATTAGATGTTGAGATTCTTACCAATACAAGAGTTGGAAAAGATGTGTTACCAGAAGAGTTATTAGAGAATTACGATTCCGTTGTCCTAGCAATAGGAATGGCAAGTGTACCCATGCTTGGGATAGAAGGAGAAGACTTAGAAGGAATATATGATGCGATTGATTTTGTTAAAACAACGAAGTCAGAAACAATTAGTGACGACTTTATAGATAAGCGTGTTGTTGTAATTGGAGCAGGTAACACCGCCATTGATGGAGCTACTTGTTCTGTTCGACTAGGTGCTGAGAATGTAAAGATATTATACCGACGAACAGAGCAAGAGATGACGGCATATGACTTCGAATACCAATTCGCAAAACAAGACGGGGTAGAATTTCGTTGGCTAACCTCGCCTATAAGGATAGTAGGGGATGAGAATGGAAAAGTCACAGCAATCGAATGTATTAAAATGACGTTAGGAGCTCCAAATGAAGACGGACGCCGTCGCCCGGTTCCTGTTGAAGGTTCAGAGTTTACTCTTGAAGTGGACGCAGTCATTAAGGCTATTGGTCAATCTCGTTACACTTCATTAATTGAAAGCTTTGGATTAGAACATAGTGATGGGGTAGTAAAAGTAGATCAAGATAGCTATCAAACATCGAACGATAAAGTTTTTTCATGCGGTGATGTTATTTTTGGAAAAGGACAAGGGGAAGCAATGGTCGTTACCGCAGCACAACAAGGAAAAAATACTGCTTATGCCATACACAAACAATTATCCAAAGAAGCAACAGAATCAGCATAGGGGTTGATTTATACAAAACAAGGAGGTTCATAGAATGGCTGATTTACGTATTGATCTAGCAGGAATTAAATCACCCAATCCTTTTTGGCTCGCTTCTGCACCACCCACAAATTCTGGCTATCAAGTTCAAAGAGCATTTGAAGCTGGTTGGGGCGGTGCTGTTTGGAAAACACTTGGAGACCCTATCTTGAATGTTACTTCCCGATTTGCGTCAATGGACTTTAACGGGCAAAGGGTAGCAGGATTTAATAACATTGAACTAATTACAGATCGTCCGCTTGAAGTCAATTTAAAAGAAATCTATGAGACGAAAAAGAAATTTCCTAACCATGCTATTATCGCTTCCTTAATGGTTGAACCAAAGCAGGAAAAATGGCACGAGATTGTAAAACGAGTAGAAGAAGTCGGTGTCGATGGTCTTGAACTAAACTTTGGGTGTCCACATGGTATGGCTGAGCGCGGGATGGGGTCCGCTTCTGGCCAAGTTCCCGAATTAGTAGAAAAGCAGACGTATTGGACAAAAGAAGTTGCCCAAACTCCGGTTATTGTTAAGCTCACTCCTAATATAACTGACATTACAGTAACAGCAGAAGCTGCTGTTCAAGGTGGAGCAGATTCCGTAAGTATGATAAATACGATTAATAGTCTTTCATCCGTTGATTTGGACACATGGAATACAGTACCTAATGTTGCTGGAAAAGGAGCACATGGTGGTTACTGTGGTCCGGCTGTTAAACCAATTGCCCTTAACATGGTCGGAGAATGTGCTCGTAACCCTCAAATTAACGTACCGATTTCAGGAATTGGTGGAATCTCAAATTGGCAAAATGCCGTTGAATTTATGCTAATGGGAGCAACTGGTGTACAAGTCTGTACAGCGGTCATGCATCATGGATTTAGGATCGTCGAGGACATGATCGAGGGGCTTGATAACTATTTAGATGAAAAAGGACTTGAATCAGTCAACCATTTGGTAGGAAAATCAGTACCGAAATATTCTGACTGGGGAAATTTAGACCTAAACCATAAAGTAGTCGCAAGAATTAATAATGATGTTTGCATCAACTGTAATAAGTGTCATATCGCTTGTGAGGATGCGTCTCATCAATGTATTGATATGTTAAAAGATAATAAGGGGCAAGAATACCTCAACGTGCGGGAGGATGACTGTGTCGGATGCAACCTATGTTCGATTGTCTGTCCTGTCGATGGTGCCATTGATATGATCGATATTCCTAGCGCACAGCCAATGACTTGGAATGAACGTCAATCAGCACTGAAATCCGCTGAGCTCATTACTAAAGAAAACGTTGTTAAATAAGTTGACTTCGTAAAGTTTGTTGATTTTTGAGCGAAATTTTATAAAAGAGCCTTAAATAAACAGGAGGTCGCTAATGTGAAAAAAGTAATTAAAAACGGAACCATTGTTACTGCAGCAGACACTTACCAAGCAGACCTATTGATTGTTGATGGTAAAATCTCAACCATCGGACGGGATTTGTCTGATGAAGATGTGGAAGTTGTAGATGCAAAAGGCTGCTATGTCTTTCCTGGCGGTGTTGACCCACACACACATCTTGAGATGCCTTTTGGTGGTACGGTCTCAAAGGATGACTTTGAAACAGGCACTATAGCCGCAGCTTATGGCGGAACAACAACAGTGATTGACTTTTGTTTGACAAATAAAGGGGAACCATTAAAGAACGCTATCCAAACGTGGCATGATAAATCAAAAGATAAAGCAGTAATTGACTATAGTTTTCATCTAATGATTAGTGAAATAAACGATGCTGTCTTAAAAGAATTGCCTGTAGTGATGGATGAGGAAGGAATCACCTCATTTAAAGTTTTTATGGCGTATAAAAATGTATTTCAAGCAGATGACGAGACATTGTTTCGGACATTGGTTACAGCAAAAGAGCTGGGCGGACTTGTCATGGTCCATGCAGAAAATGGGGATGTTATAGACTACTTAGTAAAGAAAGCATTATCAGAGGGGAAAACTGAACCAATTTACCATGCTCTTACAAGACCACCAGAGGTAGAAGGAGAAGCAACAGGAAGAGCTGCACAATTAACTGGATTAGCGGATTCTCAGCTATACGTTGTTCATGTTTCTTGTGCTGAAGCAGCCAGAAAAATTGCCGAAGCTAGAGAGAAAGGGTATGACGTATGGGGAGAGACATGCCCACAGTATTTAGTTCTAGATCAAACCTATTTAGAGAAACCTCATTTTGAAGGTGCAAAATACGTATGGTCACCGCCTCTTCGTGAGAAAGAAAATCAAGAAGT encodes the following:
- a CDS encoding DMT family transporter — protein: MTKLFFLVLALIGGMMTGTQASINGELGKKIGGLEAAFVSFFIGTIFLALCMLFLGKGQVGLVFTLPKWQLIGGLFGAVFVAFTIFSVPKIGVALAIFAAILGQIIISLVIDHFGLFNVEPISINWDRFMGLVLMLFGLYFIYRGSFSS
- a CDS encoding NAD(P)-dependent oxidoreductase — its product is MTSKVPTISFQDLEKNFEEVNIGLSNQEASEEANRCLYCYDAPCIKACPTDIDIPKFIKKIASGNLKGSAKTIMTSNPVGASCARVCPTEELCEGACVLNHSTKPIMIGDLQRYATDWAIKNEQVLFKSGKKNGKKVAIVGGGPAGLSTARELALLGYKVTIFEAENEAGGLNTYGIVSFRLPQSISFWEVDQVRKLDVEILTNTRVGKDVLPEELLENYDSVVLAIGMASVPMLGIEGEDLEGIYDAIDFVKTTKSETISDDFIDKRVVVIGAGNTAIDGATCSVRLGAENVKILYRRTEQEMTAYDFEYQFAKQDGVEFRWLTSPIRIVGDENGKVTAIECIKMTLGAPNEDGRRRPVPVEGSEFTLEVDAVIKAIGQSRYTSLIESFGLEHSDGVVKVDQDSYQTSNDKVFSCGDVIFGKGQGEAMVVTAAQQGKNTAYAIHKQLSKEATESA
- a CDS encoding fumarylacetoacetate hydrolase family protein encodes the protein MEQIKNIFCIGRNYANHATELGNEIPSSPILFSKPTHSLVKADGKDILFPGGRGDIHHELEMVIYIGQEVTAGFHVEDVVEKIALGVDFTLRDVQSKLKAKGHPWLKAKGFKNSAVVTDFWDFPGIEICKETDFSLVKNANVVQVGNIENMLFDFKQLIEHCHGYFGLNEGDIIYTGTPEGVGPIQHGDVFRLMWGNDEKGRFPVKIGNE
- the cynS gene encoding cyanase, whose translation is MNEYYRNFHQAFESPQQYQPHPSPATSYVNRAGVSQQLLIAKKMKQFTFEDIANEIGGSKEWIAAVMHGQESMNREDALHLAQLLNIDSRIAYILEESPMRGSLDKAVPVDPLIYRFYEITQVYGTTLKALINEMFGDGIMSAINLDIKVDKRPDYEDPDGERVVITLDGKFLPYEKR
- the preA gene encoding NAD-dependent dihydropyrimidine dehydrogenase subunit PreA codes for the protein MADLRIDLAGIKSPNPFWLASAPPTNSGYQVQRAFEAGWGGAVWKTLGDPILNVTSRFASMDFNGQRVAGFNNIELITDRPLEVNLKEIYETKKKFPNHAIIASLMVEPKQEKWHEIVKRVEEVGVDGLELNFGCPHGMAERGMGSASGQVPELVEKQTYWTKEVAQTPVIVKLTPNITDITVTAEAAVQGGADSVSMINTINSLSSVDLDTWNTVPNVAGKGAHGGYCGPAVKPIALNMVGECARNPQINVPISGIGGISNWQNAVEFMLMGATGVQVCTAVMHHGFRIVEDMIEGLDNYLDEKGLESVNHLVGKSVPKYSDWGNLDLNHKVVARINNDVCINCNKCHIACEDASHQCIDMLKDNKGQEYLNVREDDCVGCNLCSIVCPVDGAIDMIDIPSAQPMTWNERQSALKSAELITKENVVK
- a CDS encoding HAD family hydrolase, which codes for MKAIIFDFDGTLADTLPVCYNAFQYVFKEFDGKDLSPEEIKRMFGPSETGIIKENLSHVNKEEAIENYYTKYLDNHTYLVMENEEIKELLVYLQDKGIKLGIVTGKAKRSLDISLRALQMEHFFDVIITGDDVTQAKPHPEGVAKALSSLGVGNDEAMFIGDSDADVEAGIRANVITVGVNWLPNYQAVEFTSQPNLHFTNVSVFLETLKAGKLYES
- a CDS encoding catalase; the protein is MDNNQQNDAANPENEKDMQLEDARVDHKGTRLTTNQGVGVTNTDDSLKAGERGPTIMEDFHFREKMTHFDHERIPERVVHARGFGAHGYFQVYEPMAEFTEAKFLQDPSVKTPVFVRFSTVVGSRGSADTVRDVRGFATKFYTEDGNYDLVANNIPIFFIQDAIKFPDVVHAIKPEPHNEIPQASAAHDTMWDFVVSNTETAHMMMWLLSDRAIPRSFRMMEGFGVNTFRFVNEQGKARFVKFHWKPKLGVHSLTWDESQKLAGKDPDFHRKDLWEAINMGEYPEYELGVQILEEEDEFKFDFDILDPTKFWPEELVPVKIIGKMTLDRNQDNFFAETEQAAFHTGNVVPGIDFSNDPLLQGRLFSYQDTQLLRLGGPNFHEIPINRPTAPVNNNQRDGFHRMTIDRGAVAYSKNSLRKNDPQPDPKNGYKHYMEKVDGQKIRTRSESFNDHYRQATLFWNSMSPAEKQHIIKAFHFEVGKVKDKTIKQRVVEMFNNVDGNLASQIAAGIGVDPPASPGGTGVTDSSPAVSQENTIKGARTRKLAVLAENGFNFKEVTEVMTALQTAGIHVDIVSKNLGMLSSAEGQQLEANKSYATSAAVMYDALFVASGQQCVNSLMMQKDAKTFVSDTFIHAKPIGATNEGIDLLTAAEVQGVTMAGADDQSKVFTDLGVVTIRNATDLTAFTQEFINAIGQHRHWMRENQDGKMSG
- the hydA gene encoding dihydropyrimidinase is translated as MKKVIKNGTIVTAADTYQADLLIVDGKISTIGRDLSDEDVEVVDAKGCYVFPGGVDPHTHLEMPFGGTVSKDDFETGTIAAAYGGTTTVIDFCLTNKGEPLKNAIQTWHDKSKDKAVIDYSFHLMISEINDAVLKELPVVMDEEGITSFKVFMAYKNVFQADDETLFRTLVTAKELGGLVMVHAENGDVIDYLVKKALSEGKTEPIYHALTRPPEVEGEATGRAAQLTGLADSQLYVVHVSCAEAARKIAEAREKGYDVWGETCPQYLVLDQTYLEKPHFEGAKYVWSPPLREKENQEVLWNALKNGQLQTLGSDQCSFDFNGQKDLGRGDFTKIPNGGPIIEDRISLLFSEGVNKGRITLNQFVDITSTRIAKLFGLFPQKGTVSVGADADLVIFDPNAERTISAETHHMAVDYNPFEGIKVTGQPVTVLSRGEFVIRDKQFVGKPGNGQYLKREKYNPKQKEIQKLTK
- a CDS encoding GNAT family N-acetyltransferase — its product is MKKKELSLKPFKTENLIFRELTTEDKLDIYCLYSDPKVIRLDHSEPFKNMIEAEELIRVFQQSNNSYSSISWGIELRESNKIIGTCGFKNWDRLSHHAEIGGNILSKYWGKGYGTETLKFMMEYGFTKMHLNKICAHTNVKNSSVLKIMPRYGFQQEGMLREHQLLEGVFHDVLILSLLRKDYNLLLG
- a CDS encoding nitrilase-related carbon-nitrogen hydrolase — translated: MSDNVKIGLIQASNDVHGDEPVDVHKEKAIEKHIKLVKEAKDKGAQIICLQEIFYGPYFCSEQSTKWYDSAEEIPNGPTTRRFQDLAKELEVVIVLPIYEREGIATYYNTAAVIDADGSYLGKYRKQHIPHVGVGNQGYGFWEKFYFKPGNLGYPVFDTAFAKVGVYICYDRHFPEGARLLGLNGAEIVFNPSATVAGLSEYLWKLEQPAHAVANGYYVGAINRVGLEAPWEMGEFYGQSYLADPRGNFVSIASRDRDEVIIGDMDKKVIREVRDTWQFYRDRRPETYDKMTALLP